The following are from one region of the Actinopolyspora halophila DSM 43834 genome:
- a CDS encoding DUF4389 domain-containing protein has protein sequence MSGDSSEAGSARRPHPVRFDVEYPDRELNRVGTAFRLILAVPILVVLSSVGGRAMHLDEGSTEVVVSSAGGLLFVPPLLMLLFRRKYPRWWFDWNRELLRFVNRVIVYLALLDDRYPSTDEHQAVHLDFDAPEDRTLNRWLPLVKWLLVVPHYVVLFFLDIAAVVVVVVAWFAIVFTGRHPRGSFDFLVGVGRWHNRVIAYAWILVTDRYPPFRLAS, from the coding sequence GTGAGTGGGGACTCTTCGGAAGCCGGTTCGGCCCGGCGGCCGCACCCGGTTCGCTTCGACGTCGAGTACCCGGACCGGGAGCTCAACCGCGTGGGCACGGCATTCCGGTTGATTCTGGCCGTGCCGATCCTCGTCGTGCTGAGCAGCGTCGGCGGCCGGGCGATGCACCTCGACGAGGGCTCGACGGAGGTGGTCGTGTCCAGCGCCGGTGGGCTGCTCTTCGTTCCGCCGCTGCTGATGCTCCTCTTCCGGCGCAAGTACCCGCGCTGGTGGTTCGACTGGAACCGCGAACTGCTGCGCTTCGTCAACCGGGTGATCGTCTACCTCGCTCTGCTGGACGACCGGTATCCCTCCACCGACGAGCACCAGGCGGTGCACCTCGATTTCGACGCCCCCGAGGACCGCACGCTCAACCGGTGGCTTCCGCTGGTGAAGTGGCTGCTGGTCGTTCCGCACTACGTGGTGTTGTTCTTCCTGGACATCGCGGCGGTGGTGGTCGTGGTGGTCGCATGGTTCGCGATCGTGTTCACCGGTCGCCATCCACGGGGGTCGTTCGACTTCCTGGTGGGGGTGGGCCGCTGGCACAACCGTGTCATCGCCTACGCCTGGATCCTCGTCACCGACCGGTATCCGCCGTTTCGGCTGGCATCGTGA
- a CDS encoding cytochrome P450 family protein produces MTTSPTAGDGPAVSAPGTSVSSVSHPITLGSPEFVADPQAHFTWLRTHAPVYRGRVDSSLVDQDVWIVSRYADCKGLLTDDRFPRSPAGGPAIASGMPDHLRLLTESMIYKDSHEHRRLRRLVAKPFTPRAIERLGQRVSELANGLLDDLEARDVVDLRTEFALPVPMTVISEMVGVDEADRERFHRGVQGLFDGMAAGPEQEADHDEGAALAEFVRELIERRRSAPGDDLLTGLIQAEEQGERLADDELAAMVFTLITAGYETTYNLITNAVVTLLDHPDQLALLRADLSLMSSAVEEIVRYAGPVQSSEALTAAEDVTWHGRTVPAGSLVLPLLAAANHDPEVFAAPETFDITREPNHHLGFGHGEHFCLGANLARMEARVALDALLRRNPGLTLAVDREQLTLDPVPMLVRYRSLPVRFG; encoded by the coding sequence ATGACGACCAGCCCCACAGCAGGAGACGGTCCGGCGGTCTCCGCGCCCGGGACGTCCGTTTCGTCGGTCAGCCATCCGATCACGCTTGGCAGCCCGGAGTTCGTGGCCGATCCGCAGGCGCACTTCACCTGGCTACGGACCCACGCCCCGGTGTATCGGGGCCGGGTGGATTCTTCCCTGGTCGATCAGGACGTCTGGATCGTGTCCCGGTACGCAGACTGCAAGGGCCTGCTCACCGACGACCGGTTCCCGCGCTCACCTGCCGGAGGTCCGGCCATCGCCTCCGGGATGCCCGATCACCTTCGGTTGCTGACCGAATCGATGATCTACAAGGATTCCCACGAGCATCGACGGCTGCGCAGGTTGGTGGCCAAGCCGTTCACCCCGCGCGCCATCGAACGGCTGGGGCAGCGGGTGAGCGAGCTGGCCAACGGACTGCTCGACGACCTCGAGGCCCGTGACGTGGTAGATCTGCGCACCGAGTTCGCGTTGCCCGTCCCGATGACCGTCATCAGCGAGATGGTCGGTGTCGACGAAGCCGACCGCGAGCGGTTCCATCGTGGTGTGCAGGGGCTCTTCGACGGTATGGCGGCCGGGCCCGAGCAGGAAGCGGACCACGACGAGGGAGCCGCGCTGGCGGAATTCGTGCGCGAGCTGATCGAGCGGCGCAGGAGCGCCCCCGGCGATGACCTGCTCACCGGCCTGATCCAAGCCGAGGAGCAGGGCGAGCGACTCGCCGACGACGAGCTGGCGGCGATGGTGTTCACGCTGATCACCGCGGGCTACGAGACCACGTACAACCTGATCACCAACGCGGTCGTCACGCTGCTGGATCACCCCGACCAGCTCGCGCTGCTGCGGGCGGACCTCTCGCTGATGAGCTCGGCGGTCGAGGAAATCGTTCGCTACGCCGGGCCCGTGCAGAGCAGCGAAGCGCTCACCGCGGCCGAGGACGTCACCTGGCACGGTCGGACCGTCCCCGCCGGTTCCCTGGTGCTGCCGCTGCTGGCCGCGGCCAACCACGATCCCGAGGTGTTCGCCGCGCCCGAGACGTTCGACATCACCCGCGAGCCGAACCACCACCTCGGGTTCGGCCACGGGGAGCACTTCTGCCTCGGAGCCAACCTCGCCCGGATGGAGGCTCGGGTGGCGCTGGACGCGCTGCTGCGGCGCAACCCCGGTCTCACCCTCGCCGTCGACCGGGAGCAGCTGACCCTCGACCCCGTGCCGATGCTGGTCCGCTACCGCTCCCTTCCCGTCCGCTTCGGCTGA
- a CDS encoding TetR family transcriptional regulator, with amino-acid sequence MVDRQSDTRERILATAERLFVEHGYHPTTLQEVAVRVGITKPALYHHFTSKAEILAHLLDPMTTELEQVLADAAQQEDIGTVRTELMTGWVEIFLRYRGTLLALLRELASVPSEAFTRMLAVMEHAVDIAAGTEAGPAERVALAQAISAATDPIALLPDLSDEVLREHVLAGVWRLLGQQSTRTRDTRRTRGGRPRRISPGDAELARELHASGEHSAEEIASRLGVSRATVYRHLKTKRNNI; translated from the coding sequence ATGGTGGATCGACAGTCGGACACGCGGGAGCGGATCCTGGCCACGGCGGAGCGGCTGTTCGTCGAGCACGGCTACCACCCGACGACCCTGCAGGAGGTCGCCGTCCGGGTCGGCATCACCAAACCCGCGCTGTATCACCACTTCACCTCGAAAGCGGAGATCCTCGCCCACCTGCTCGATCCGATGACCACCGAACTCGAGCAGGTACTCGCCGACGCGGCGCAGCAGGAGGACATCGGCACGGTGCGGACGGAGCTGATGACCGGATGGGTGGAGATCTTCCTGCGCTACCGCGGGACCCTGCTCGCGCTGCTGCGCGAGCTGGCCTCCGTCCCGTCGGAGGCGTTCACCCGCATGCTGGCGGTGATGGAACACGCCGTCGACATCGCGGCCGGCACGGAGGCGGGCCCCGCCGAGCGGGTCGCGCTCGCGCAGGCGATCTCGGCCGCCACCGACCCGATCGCGCTGCTGCCGGACCTGTCGGACGAGGTGCTGCGCGAGCACGTCCTCGCCGGCGTGTGGCGCCTGCTCGGGCAGCAATCCACGAGGACACGAGACACCCGGCGCACTCGTGGTGGTCGACCGAGGAGGATCTCCCCTGGTGACGCCGAACTCGCCCGCGAACTGCACGCCTCCGGAGAGCACTCCGCCGAGGAGATCGCGTCCCGACTGGGCGTCTCCCGGGCCACGGTCTACCGCCATCTCAAAACCAAACGGAACAATATTTGA
- a CDS encoding DedA family protein: MPDIGEGLTVLTELPWPLVIALAGVLALSECTLGLGFLIPGETALFIAGASVTEPDQFLGMVAVVAGCACAGDCFGYWLGCRFGTRMRETRIVTRLGRGHWDRAAAMLRRHGSGAVFTARFLPVVRTLTPVAAGASGVAFRRFLPAALLGASGWALLHIGLGTAAGTSATYLEDVLGRASWILFAALALVLASAMVRRRYRRGSDTAPTNELDHETEQSSAPRSGFTQNPSEH, encoded by the coding sequence ATGCCGGACATCGGCGAGGGACTCACCGTCCTGACGGAGCTTCCGTGGCCGCTGGTGATCGCACTGGCCGGGGTGCTGGCCCTGAGCGAATGCACTCTCGGGCTGGGGTTTCTCATCCCCGGTGAAACCGCTCTGTTCATCGCCGGTGCGAGCGTGACCGAACCCGACCAGTTCCTGGGCATGGTCGCCGTCGTCGCAGGTTGCGCGTGCGCCGGTGACTGCTTCGGATACTGGCTGGGGTGCCGCTTCGGCACCCGCATGCGGGAAACACGCATCGTAACCAGGCTGGGACGTGGTCACTGGGACCGTGCCGCTGCGATGCTGCGCCGCCACGGCAGCGGAGCGGTGTTCACCGCCCGGTTCCTGCCCGTCGTACGCACCCTGACCCCGGTGGCGGCCGGGGCGAGCGGCGTGGCGTTCCGCCGTTTTCTGCCCGCCGCACTGCTCGGAGCGAGTGGCTGGGCGTTGCTGCACATCGGTCTCGGCACGGCAGCAGGGACCTCGGCCACCTATCTCGAAGACGTCCTCGGACGTGCGAGCTGGATCCTGTTCGCCGCCCTCGCCCTGGTTCTCGCGAGCGCGATGGTCCGGCGTCGCTACCGCCGTGGCTCGGACACCGCCCCGACGAACGAACTCGACCACGAAACCGAGCAGTCCTCGGCGCCACGAAGCGGCTTCACGCAGAACCCGTCGGAGCACTGA
- a CDS encoding hemolysin family protein translates to MILALSLLGGLLLIAVIIAANGYFVAQEFAFITVDRARLEAQAEQGDRVAGRMLRVTRRTSFMLSGAQLGITVTGLLVGYVAEPLVGNAVGALLGTTGVSPAAGIAIGTVGVLVVSTFVQMLFGELFPKNLAIARPYQLARWLSASTVLYLRLAGWLIWFFDRASAGLLRLLRIEPVHDVEHAASPRDLQRIVAASRQAGELPAELSLLLDRVLDFPDRDVEHALVPRSRVDVLGDDATLAEVRETMSRGHSRYPVLNDDGEIEGVVYLVDVLDAIAEGSTADERPVTEVARPATVIPTLMSLPEAVTAMAESRGKLACAVDEYGGFAGIVTVEDLAEELVGELTDEHDVDEQPHLLVGDDGEQWWVRGDAPLDEVERELAHVLPHGDYETVSGLVIANHGTLPDENTVVDIELPGDPVELAHQAHPPNRVLRATVAEIEQHVPALLTLELLENTPNENSATADSQPTDPGHEES, encoded by the coding sequence GTGATATTGGCTCTGTCTCTGCTGGGCGGTCTGCTGCTGATCGCCGTGATCATCGCGGCCAACGGGTACTTCGTCGCCCAGGAGTTCGCCTTCATCACCGTCGACCGAGCACGGCTGGAGGCCCAGGCCGAACAGGGTGATCGGGTTGCCGGGCGGATGCTGCGGGTGACCCGTCGGACGTCGTTCATGCTGTCCGGCGCTCAGCTGGGCATCACCGTGACCGGTTTGCTGGTCGGCTACGTGGCCGAACCGCTGGTCGGCAACGCCGTGGGGGCCCTTCTCGGGACCACGGGGGTGTCCCCGGCCGCGGGCATCGCGATCGGCACCGTCGGAGTGCTGGTGGTGTCCACCTTCGTGCAGATGCTCTTCGGCGAGCTGTTCCCCAAGAACCTCGCCATCGCCCGGCCCTATCAGCTCGCACGGTGGTTGTCGGCCTCGACGGTGCTGTACCTGCGCCTGGCCGGCTGGTTGATCTGGTTCTTCGATCGGGCCTCGGCCGGACTGCTGCGGTTGCTGCGGATCGAGCCGGTGCACGACGTCGAGCACGCGGCCAGCCCACGGGACCTGCAGCGGATCGTGGCCGCCTCCCGCCAGGCCGGAGAACTCCCCGCCGAACTCTCCCTGCTGCTGGATCGGGTACTGGACTTTCCGGACCGGGACGTCGAGCACGCCCTCGTGCCTCGTTCCCGTGTGGACGTGCTCGGCGACGACGCCACGCTCGCCGAGGTGCGCGAGACCATGAGCCGGGGACATTCCCGGTATCCGGTGCTCAACGACGACGGGGAGATCGAGGGGGTCGTGTACCTGGTCGACGTCCTGGACGCGATCGCCGAGGGCTCGACGGCCGACGAGCGCCCGGTCACCGAGGTCGCCCGGCCCGCCACTGTCATCCCCACGTTGATGTCCCTGCCCGAGGCGGTCACCGCGATGGCGGAGTCCCGGGGCAAGTTGGCCTGTGCCGTCGACGAGTACGGCGGTTTCGCCGGCATCGTCACGGTCGAGGACCTGGCCGAGGAACTGGTCGGCGAGCTCACCGACGAGCACGACGTCGACGAACAGCCCCACCTGCTCGTCGGCGACGACGGCGAGCAGTGGTGGGTCCGGGGTGACGCCCCGCTCGACGAGGTCGAACGCGAGCTCGCCCACGTCCTTCCCCACGGGGACTACGAGACCGTCTCCGGCCTCGTCATCGCCAACCACGGAACGCTGCCCGACGAGAACACGGTGGTCGACATCGAGCTTCCCGGCGATCCGGTCGAACTCGCTCACCAGGCACACCCACCGAATCGGGTGCTGCGCGCCACCGTTGCCGAGATCGAGCAGCACGTGCCCGCGCTCCTGACGCTGGAGCTGCTCGAGAACACCCCGAACGAGAACTCGGCAACGGCTGACAGCCAGCCGACCGACCCCGGCCACGAGGAGTCCTGA
- a CDS encoding CNNM domain-containing protein gives MPGPWTAILTTIAIIAASAIFVSIEFATIGARRTRLEEQATTSRAARAALRSSSEVSVLLAGCQLGITACTLALGAITEPAVEHALAPVLTALGLPHWLGSTMAFVLALLLVTFLHLVVGEMAPKSWAIAHPERSAVLLAFPMRGFMWLFRPVLMLLNNAANKLVEAVGVRPVDEVAIEQNPDELRQLVRHSAESGDLDSWSSDQLSGALELTRLRIGDLTSEEPVASVPSTATVADVQATSRRSGHLRVLVGAPEAPSGLVHVRDTLTTTPEQPLDGLVRDCSELDPDTTVLDALSRMRRTSTQLALVRTPERTVGVVTISDMLTGLFPPRTTTQPDQT, from the coding sequence ATGCCCGGCCCCTGGACGGCCATCCTGACCACCATCGCGATCATCGCGGCCAGCGCGATCTTCGTCTCGATCGAGTTCGCCACCATCGGCGCGCGCCGGACCCGCCTGGAGGAACAGGCGACCACGAGCCGCGCGGCCCGGGCGGCCCTGCGCAGCTCCTCGGAGGTCTCGGTCCTGCTCGCCGGGTGCCAGCTCGGCATCACCGCCTGCACCCTGGCACTGGGCGCGATCACCGAACCGGCCGTGGAACACGCCCTGGCTCCCGTGCTCACCGCACTCGGCCTGCCCCACTGGCTCGGCAGCACGATGGCATTCGTCCTCGCGCTGCTGCTGGTGACCTTCCTGCACCTGGTGGTGGGCGAGATGGCGCCCAAGTCGTGGGCGATCGCGCACCCCGAGCGCTCGGCCGTCCTGCTCGCTTTCCCCATGCGCGGCTTCATGTGGCTGTTCCGCCCCGTGCTGATGCTGCTCAACAACGCCGCGAACAAACTCGTCGAGGCGGTCGGGGTGCGGCCGGTCGACGAAGTCGCGATCGAGCAGAACCCCGACGAGCTGCGCCAACTCGTGCGGCACTCCGCCGAGAGCGGCGACCTCGACTCCTGGTCCTCCGACCAGCTCTCCGGAGCACTCGAACTGACCCGGCTGCGGATCGGTGACCTCACCAGCGAGGAACCGGTCGCCTCCGTACCGAGCACGGCCACCGTGGCCGACGTGCAGGCCACCAGCCGACGATCCGGACACCTGCGGGTCCTCGTGGGCGCTCCCGAGGCACCGAGCGGTCTGGTGCACGTCCGCGACACCCTCACCACCACCCCCGAGCAGCCCCTCGACGGACTCGTCCGGGACTGCTCCGAGCTGGACCCGGACACCACCGTCCTCGACGCCCTGTCCCGAATGCGCCGAACCAGCACCCAGCTGGCCCTCGTCCGCACCCCCGAACGAACGGTCGGAGTGGTCACCATCTCGGACATGCTGACCGGACTCTTCCCCCCACGGACGACCACCCAACCCGACCAGACGTGA
- a CDS encoding L-talarate/galactarate dehydratase: MTTTIPRGHATEAASAAVDRISRVELSLVRLPLQSPISDAKVLTGRQKPLTEVAFLFVEISTEGGREGLGFAYSKRAGGDGLYAHAREIAPELLGEDPNDIDRLWRKLVWAGASVGRSGLATQAVAAFDIALWDLKARRAELPLAKLLGAHRDSVACYNTSGGFLSAPVEQILDNSTEALNRGIGGIKIKVGHPETATDIRRVETVREHLGDAVPLMVDANQQWDRATARRIGRTLERFDLTWIEEPVDAYDTAGHAALAGKLDTPVATGEMLTSVGEHRELLRNGACDFIQPDAPRVGGITPFSRIAALADEYHSAMAPHFAMEIHLHLAAAYPNTTWVEHFDWLEPLFVERLECREGRMLVPDRPGLGLSLSEQCRSWTVERATIDRGAA, encoded by the coding sequence ATGACCACCACCATTCCTCGCGGTCACGCCACCGAGGCGGCCTCCGCGGCCGTCGACCGCATCAGCCGGGTCGAGCTGTCCCTCGTCCGCTTGCCGCTGCAGTCACCGATCAGTGACGCCAAGGTCCTCACCGGCAGGCAGAAACCACTGACCGAGGTGGCCTTCCTCTTCGTCGAGATCAGCACCGAAGGCGGTCGGGAAGGACTCGGGTTCGCCTATTCCAAACGCGCCGGAGGGGACGGGCTCTACGCCCACGCCCGCGAGATCGCGCCGGAACTGCTCGGCGAGGACCCCAACGACATCGATCGCCTCTGGCGCAAGCTCGTCTGGGCGGGCGCCTCGGTGGGACGCAGCGGGCTGGCCACCCAGGCCGTGGCCGCCTTCGACATCGCGCTGTGGGATCTGAAGGCGCGGCGCGCCGAGCTGCCCCTGGCCAAACTGCTCGGCGCGCACCGCGATTCCGTGGCCTGCTACAACACCTCGGGTGGCTTTCTGTCCGCGCCCGTCGAGCAGATCCTGGACAACAGCACCGAGGCGTTGAACCGGGGCATCGGCGGCATCAAGATCAAAGTGGGCCATCCCGAGACCGCGACGGACATCAGGCGCGTGGAGACCGTCCGCGAGCACCTCGGGGATGCCGTGCCGCTCATGGTCGATGCCAACCAGCAGTGGGACCGCGCCACCGCCCGGCGGATCGGCAGGACGCTGGAACGTTTCGATCTCACCTGGATCGAGGAGCCCGTCGACGCCTACGACACGGCGGGGCACGCCGCTCTCGCGGGCAAGCTGGACACGCCGGTGGCGACCGGTGAGATGCTCACCAGCGTCGGTGAGCACCGGGAGCTGCTCCGAAACGGTGCCTGCGACTTCATCCAGCCGGACGCACCCCGTGTCGGGGGTATCACACCGTTCTCGCGCATCGCGGCGCTCGCCGACGAGTACCACTCGGCCATGGCACCGCACTTCGCCATGGAGATTCACCTGCACCTGGCGGCGGCCTACCCCAACACCACGTGGGTCGAGCACTTCGACTGGCTCGAACCGCTTTTCGTCGAACGCCTGGAGTGTCGTGAAGGCCGGATGCTCGTGCCCGACCGACCCGGTCTCGGATTGTCGCTCAGCGAGCAGTGTCGTTCCTGGACCGTCGAACGGGCCACGATCGATCGTGGTGCTGCCTGA
- a CDS encoding enolase C-terminal domain-like protein, producing MDERSMLVSEVRVTPILMEDAPLLNRHGVHQPYATRCIIEVRTEGGVVGLGESYGDQEYLTALRLLAEHLPGHPVTASNRLWELAAEVLRPDTVDPRLVDEQSAGWLFGRANLSRLHGIAVSAFEVALLDALGRTVGLPVHALLGGKVRDRVDYAAYLFYRWDEHPTPHAPRDDWQEALDPAGVVRQAERMVDEYGFRSLKLKGGVFPPEEEIAAVKALREAFPERPVRLDPNGIWSAETSARVADELRGVVEYLEDPCLGVSDMAQVHRRTGVPLATNMCVTTPEDISGAFAADAVQILLCDHHFWGGLLATQQLAAVCRTHGIGLSMHSNTHLGISLAAMTHAAACVRGRLHACDTHRPWQGEDVITRPHRFAEGAVAVPDEPGLGVELDREALARLHERWVNSDVRGRDDVAAMRAADPEWTMPPAPRW from the coding sequence ATGGACGAACGATCGATGCTCGTTTCCGAGGTGCGCGTCACCCCGATCCTGATGGAGGACGCCCCCTTGCTGAACCGGCACGGAGTGCACCAGCCGTACGCCACTCGCTGCATCATCGAGGTCCGCACGGAGGGGGGAGTGGTCGGGCTCGGGGAGAGCTACGGGGACCAGGAGTACCTGACCGCGCTGCGGCTGCTGGCCGAGCACCTGCCGGGGCACCCCGTCACCGCTTCCAACCGGCTGTGGGAGCTGGCTGCCGAGGTCCTGCGACCGGACACGGTGGATCCGCGCCTGGTGGACGAGCAGTCGGCCGGTTGGCTGTTCGGCCGGGCGAACCTGAGCAGGCTGCACGGGATCGCGGTGTCCGCGTTCGAGGTGGCCCTGCTCGATGCGCTCGGTCGAACCGTCGGGTTGCCGGTGCACGCACTGCTCGGCGGAAAGGTCCGCGACCGCGTGGACTACGCGGCCTATCTGTTCTATCGCTGGGACGAGCACCCCACCCCGCACGCGCCGCGTGACGACTGGCAGGAGGCCCTGGATCCGGCCGGTGTGGTTCGTCAGGCCGAACGCATGGTCGACGAGTACGGGTTCCGCTCGTTGAAGCTCAAGGGAGGGGTGTTCCCGCCGGAGGAGGAGATCGCCGCGGTGAAGGCGCTGCGGGAGGCATTCCCCGAGCGGCCGGTCCGGCTCGATCCCAACGGGATCTGGTCCGCCGAGACGAGTGCGCGGGTCGCTGACGAACTGCGCGGGGTGGTGGAATACCTCGAGGACCCCTGTCTCGGCGTGTCGGACATGGCGCAGGTGCACCGCCGCACCGGGGTGCCGCTGGCCACCAACATGTGTGTGACCACGCCGGAGGACATCTCCGGGGCCTTCGCCGCCGACGCCGTGCAGATCCTGCTCTGCGACCACCACTTCTGGGGCGGGCTGTTGGCGACCCAGCAGTTGGCCGCGGTCTGCAGGACCCACGGGATCGGCCTGTCGATGCACTCCAACACGCACCTGGGCATCAGCCTGGCGGCGATGACGCATGCCGCCGCGTGTGTCCGGGGGCGATTGCACGCCTGCGACACCCACCGGCCGTGGCAGGGCGAGGACGTCATCACTCGGCCGCACCGCTTCGCGGAGGGGGCCGTTGCGGTGCCGGACGAGCCCGGCCTGGGAGTGGAGCTCGACCGCGAGGCGCTGGCCCGCCTGCACGAGCGCTGGGTCAACAGCGACGTCCGTGGCCGTGATGACGTCGCGGCGATGCGGGCCGCGGATCCGGAGTGGACCATGCCCCCCGCTCCGCGGTGGTGA
- a CDS encoding MFS transporter — MVEQVTERKAGSGGRTPRRTNVRWLIAGLLGTGLIIAFVDRANLSVAMPTISEEFGISTTMQGVILGAWTWTYAAFQLPAGWLTDKLGPRTVYAAAVVWWSLCTAAVALVRGTASLFGLRLLLGIGEAPVMPSSAKVVSEWFPRKERALASGLYGAGSEAGAAVAVPLASLLLVAFNWHGVFLATGALGLLWAAVWLWIYRTPREQQWTSRAEADYIADGDEDEAESSERDTSVAWGRLFRYRTLWGLFSAYICRNFLNYFFITWYPTYLVDSQGFSAMDLAKYGAIPGVVAIFGNFAGGWFSDRLVRRGVSLAFARKLPIIIGTLGSGTVAFAVLAPNAIVALTLLSVSFASSSFASAAIFSLPIDVAPGKGNVSSIFAIQNTGSQIGGLLSPIVIAFLLSVTGSFVVPLLFTGALCLIGAAVYGFVVKVQPLDADDRPTTTAGAVS, encoded by the coding sequence ATGGTCGAACAAGTCACCGAGAGGAAAGCCGGGAGTGGTGGGAGGACTCCGCGGCGCACCAACGTGCGGTGGTTGATCGCCGGGCTGCTCGGTACGGGGCTGATCATCGCTTTCGTGGATCGGGCGAACTTGTCCGTGGCCATGCCCACGATCAGCGAGGAGTTCGGCATCAGCACCACGATGCAGGGAGTCATCCTCGGTGCCTGGACCTGGACCTACGCGGCCTTCCAGCTGCCCGCCGGTTGGTTGACCGACAAACTCGGGCCCCGGACCGTGTACGCGGCAGCGGTGGTGTGGTGGTCGCTGTGCACCGCGGCCGTGGCGCTGGTACGCGGTACCGCCTCGCTGTTCGGCCTGCGTTTGCTGCTGGGCATCGGCGAGGCCCCCGTCATGCCCAGCAGCGCCAAGGTCGTCTCGGAGTGGTTCCCCAGGAAGGAACGCGCGCTGGCCTCCGGTCTGTACGGTGCGGGCAGCGAGGCCGGTGCAGCGGTGGCGGTCCCGCTCGCCTCCCTCCTGCTCGTCGCCTTCAACTGGCACGGCGTGTTCCTGGCCACGGGCGCGCTGGGGCTGCTCTGGGCGGCGGTCTGGTTGTGGATCTACCGGACGCCCCGCGAGCAGCAGTGGACCTCGCGGGCGGAGGCCGACTACATCGCCGACGGTGATGAGGACGAAGCCGAGTCGAGCGAGCGGGACACCTCCGTCGCCTGGGGCAGGCTGTTCCGCTACAGGACCCTGTGGGGCCTGTTCTCCGCCTACATCTGCCGCAACTTCCTGAACTACTTCTTCATCACGTGGTATCCGACCTACCTGGTCGATTCCCAGGGATTCTCCGCGATGGACCTGGCCAAGTACGGTGCGATTCCCGGTGTCGTGGCCATCTTCGGGAACTTCGCGGGCGGTTGGTTCTCCGACCGCCTCGTGCGCCGCGGTGTGTCGTTGGCGTTCGCCCGCAAGCTCCCGATCATCATCGGAACCCTGGGATCCGGAACCGTGGCCTTCGCGGTCCTCGCCCCCAACGCGATCGTCGCGCTGACGCTGCTCAGCGTCTCCTTCGCCAGCTCCTCCTTCGCATCGGCCGCGATCTTCAGCCTGCCCATCGACGTGGCACCCGGCAAGGGCAACGTTTCGTCCATCTTCGCGATCCAGAACACCGGCTCCCAGATCGGCGGTCTGCTCAGCCCCATCGTCATCGCATTCCTGTTGTCGGTGACTGGTTCCTTCGTCGTTCCGCTGCTCTTCACAGGAGCGCTGTGCCTGATCGGCGCGGCCGTGTACGGATTCGTGGTCAAGGTGCAACCGCTCGACGCCGACGACCGGCCGACCACCACCGCCGGCGCGGTGAGCTGA
- a CDS encoding TetR/AcrR family transcriptional regulator, producing MSGSLRQRQKDDRRLRMIHAALELFDEYGFPEVAVADIAERIGMSYRTIYRYFPSKEDVLLGLVIEGNHAFLERVGDRLGERPLLVTFADAMTEVLEELSERVGEDAIRTTSEQIDRVESVRARALLHSADMLDRLAALVERHPAYGPERDSEVHLAVRVFGAVSAEAQRRWRSAPLAGRSLAGEFRAVMAGLPAVLPDAPEAAN from the coding sequence ATGAGCGGCTCGTTGCGGCAACGGCAGAAGGACGACCGTCGACTGCGGATGATCCACGCCGCGCTCGAGCTGTTCGACGAGTACGGCTTCCCGGAAGTCGCCGTGGCCGACATCGCCGAACGGATCGGGATGTCCTACCGGACCATCTACCGCTACTTCCCGAGCAAGGAGGACGTGCTGCTCGGGTTGGTGATCGAGGGTAATCACGCGTTCCTCGAGCGGGTGGGCGACCGCCTCGGCGAGAGGCCGCTGCTCGTTACGTTCGCCGACGCCATGACCGAGGTGCTCGAGGAGTTGTCCGAGCGGGTCGGTGAGGACGCCATTCGCACGACGAGCGAGCAGATCGACCGGGTCGAGTCGGTGCGCGCCCGTGCGTTGCTGCACAGCGCCGACATGCTGGACCGGCTGGCCGCTCTGGTCGAGCGACATCCTGCGTACGGCCCGGAACGGGATTCCGAGGTTCATCTGGCCGTGAGGGTGTTCGGTGCCGTCTCTGCCGAAGCACAGCGCAGGTGGCGTTCTGCCCCCCTGGCCGGGCGCTCGCTCGCCGGTGAGTTCCGCGCCGTGATGGCGGGGCTGCCCGCGGTGCTCCCGGATGCTCCCGAGGCCGCGAACTGA